Proteins from one Candidatus Methylomirabilis sp. genomic window:
- a CDS encoding ATP-binding protein encodes MGHGAPRARGTAGEAALRQVRAFRAIAAALQASRNLEAVLEGSLRAACRAAGAPGGAIFLLEAPGGLRLAADLRLGPAALSPSLTVPDSLPALPLATGEAVARSLQAPPDGDLLAAGFRTGAAFPLRDAEGLRGSLLLLRRRAFGDAELALLAPVADQVALAAGSAALYHEAWEKTARLEGLIHLTREMLGHADPETVYRAAARAAAGLLGVELATLWLLEEETFVLRAVAGREVAARLVGERLPAYEGLGALLLRSHRLVEGPEVAAERAWRDRGWMESEGLRAFAAAPLVWGDGVSGILVVFRKSPRLTTPLERDLLSFLAVQAAAAVETVRLFTSLARHRDDLEALVQERTRQAEEALRIRSQFLANASHELRTPVQAILGFADLLKQPDAERVRGRQAEFLENIGESARHLQDLIRNVLDLARLEAGRLSLALDSFALLDAVRESVRHLQGLAHKRGIRVHLEAGPDVDRIEADLGKLRQVLYNLLSNALKFTPEGGMVRVEVVARDLVAGENGPGDRWARYYEIRVEDSGIGIDARDLPRLFQPFVTLHHTASEAQSSGLGLNLTKQLVELHGGTIWAESPGPGLGAAFTVLLPATQGSTGG; translated from the coding sequence GTGGGGCACGGGGCGCCCAGGGCGCGGGGGACGGCGGGGGAAGCCGCGCTGCGGCAGGTCCGGGCGTTCCGGGCCATCGCGGCCGCCCTACAGGCCTCCCGCAACCTGGAAGCGGTCCTCGAGGGATCTCTCCGGGCGGCCTGCCGAGCCGCCGGTGCCCCGGGCGGCGCGATCTTTCTCCTGGAGGCCCCGGGTGGGCTGCGCCTGGCGGCCGATCTCCGCTTGGGCCCGGCAGCCCTCTCCCCCTCCCTCACTGTTCCGGACAGCTTGCCCGCCCTGCCGCTCGCCACCGGCGAGGCCGTGGCGCGTTCCCTTCAGGCACCCCCCGATGGCGACCTCCTGGCCGCCGGCTTCCGGACCGGCGCCGCCTTCCCGCTCCGAGACGCCGAAGGGTTGCGCGGGAGCCTCCTCCTGCTGCGCCGCCGCGCATTCGGTGATGCGGAGTTGGCGCTCCTCGCACCCGTGGCCGACCAGGTGGCCCTGGCCGCGGGGAGCGCCGCCCTCTACCACGAGGCCTGGGAGAAGACCGCCCGCCTCGAGGGACTCATCCACCTCACGCGGGAGATGCTGGGGCACGCCGACCCGGAGACCGTCTATCGGGCCGCGGCACGGGCCGCGGCCGGGCTCCTCGGGGTGGAACTGGCGACCCTCTGGCTCCTCGAGGAGGAGACCTTCGTGCTCCGGGCGGTGGCGGGGCGGGAGGTCGCCGCGCGCCTCGTGGGGGAGCGCCTTCCCGCCTACGAAGGGCTGGGAGCCCTGCTCCTCCGGAGCCACCGCCTGGTCGAGGGGCCGGAGGTAGCCGCGGAGCGCGCCTGGCGGGATCGTGGCTGGATGGAAAGTGAGGGCCTCCGGGCCTTCGCCGCCGCGCCGCTCGTCTGGGGGGATGGGGTCTCGGGAATCCTGGTCGTTTTCCGGAAGAGCCCGCGCCTCACGACCCCGCTGGAGCGGGACCTCCTCTCCTTCCTGGCCGTCCAGGCGGCGGCCGCCGTGGAGACGGTCCGGCTCTTCACCAGCCTGGCGCGGCATCGGGACGACCTGGAGGCCCTCGTCCAGGAGCGGACCCGCCAGGCGGAGGAGGCGCTCCGGATCCGGAGCCAGTTCCTGGCCAACGCCTCCCACGAGCTCCGGACGCCCGTCCAGGCCATCCTGGGCTTCGCCGACCTCCTGAAGCAGCCGGACGCCGAGCGGGTCAGGGGCCGGCAGGCGGAGTTCCTGGAGAACATCGGGGAGAGCGCGCGGCACCTCCAGGACCTGATCCGCAACGTCCTGGACCTGGCGCGGCTCGAGGCGGGGCGGCTGAGCCTCGCCCTGGACTCCTTCGCCCTCCTCGACGCGGTCCGGGAATCGGTCCGGCATCTGCAGGGGTTGGCGCACAAGCGGGGGATCCGGGTCCACCTCGAGGCCGGCCCCGATGTGGACCGCATCGAGGCCGATCTGGGGAAGCTCCGGCAGGTCCTCTACAATCTCCTGAGCAATGCCCTGAAGTTCACGCCGGAGGGGGGCATGGTCCGGGTGGAGGTAGTCGCCCGGGACCTGGTGGCAGGAGAGAACGGACCGGGCGACCGGTGGGCCCGCTACTACGAGATCCGGGTGGAGGACAGCGGGATCGGGATTGATGCCCGGGACCTGCCCCGCCTCTTCCAGCCGTTCGTCACGCTCCACCACACGGCATCCGAGGCCCAATCCTCGGGCCTGGGCCTGAACCTGACCAAGCAGCTCGTAGAGCTGCACGGTGGGACCATCTGGGCCGAGAGCCCCGGCCCGGGCCTCGGGGCCGCCTTCACGGTCCTGCTCCCGGCTACCCAGGGCAGCACGGGGGGGTGA